One genomic region from Cardiocondyla obscurior isolate alpha-2009 linkage group LG01, Cobs3.1, whole genome shotgun sequence encodes:
- the Nedd4 gene encoding E3 ubiquitin-protein ligase Nedd-4 isoform X1, which produces MPGTLTYPIYAGVESLPSRTRAYTWTAQHQSASRVAEVNAQFGRASLSEPRDETSKLRLKVIAGHHLAKKDIFGASDPYVRVDLNTINGNQTVDSALTRTKKKTLNPVWEEEFIFRVKPVEHKLVLQVFDENRLTRDDFLGMVELTLINLPKEQEGRSIPARNYVLRPRSNHSSQRSRVKGTLELYHAYISDSPNIENDNGDVSDSGGWELVQPDNNSPVEQSADITMVNRPLPPGWEERQDANGRTYYVNHIARFTQWERPEPDTTATSGIVEQRNLDTAATEFQRRFHISADDEGRHRNSVVNQTDDNIDSPAGSRRSSEQIDSPKPTLPVSNDEGLPPGWGMQVAPNGRIFFIDHNERATTWIDPRTGRPSSIPNHIAPSTTSRTDLDQLGPLPEGWEERVHTDGRIFFIDHNTRTTQWEDPRMSNPQIAGPAVPYSRDYKRKYEYLKSQLRKPNNVPNKFEIKVGRNNILEDSYRIISSVNRVDILKTKLWVEFEGEVGLDYGGLAREWFFLLSKEMFNPYYGLFEYSATDNYTLQINPCSGVCNEEHLNYFKFIGRIAGMAVYHGKLLDAFFIRPFYKMMLGKPIDLKDMESVDSEYYNSLLWIKENDPSELELTFSLDEESFGHTSQRDLKPDGANIPLTDENKDEYISLVIQWRFVSRVQDQMNAFLEGFNALIPPTLVKIFDEHELELLMCGIQHIDVKDWKQNTLYKGDYHANHIVVQWFWRVVLSFSNEMRSRLLQFVTGTSRVPMNGFKELYGSNGPQLFTIERWGTPENYPRAHTCFNRIDLPPYKSYQQLRDKLVKAIEGSQGFAGVD; this is translated from the exons atgCCGGGCACTCTGACCTATCCGATTTACGCTGGCGTTGAATCACTTCCATCCAGAACGCGTGCCTACACATGGACCGCGCAACATCAATCTGCATCACGTGTGGCGGAAGTCAATGCACAGTTCGGTCGAGCATCTCTGTCGGAACCC AGAGACGAAACGAGCAagttgaggttaaaagtaatCGCTGGGCACCATTTAGCcaagaaagatatttttggTGCAAGCGATCCTTATGTACGAGTGGACTTGAATACAATAAATGGCAATCAGACTGTGGATTCTGCACTTACAAGAACTAAGAAGAAGACATTAAATCCTGTTTGGGAagaagaatttatatttagg GTAAAACCAGTAGAACACAAGTTGGTCTTACAAGtttttgatgaaaatagatTGACAAGGGATGATTTCCTTGGCATGGTTGAACTAACATTGATTAATTTACCAAAGGAACAAGAAGGACGCTCCATTCCTGCTAGGAATTATGTGCTTCGCCCACGTAG TAATCATTCCAGTCAGCGGTCACGAGTTAAGGGAACGTTGGAACTGTATCATGCGTACATTTCCGATTCGCCTAATATTGAAAACGACAACGGAGACGTTTCTGATTCGGGCGGGTGGGAATTAGTACAGCCAGACAATAACAGTCCAGTAGAACAAAGTGCAGAT atTACAATGGTTAATAGGCCATTGCCACCAGGATGGGAAGAAAGACAAGACGCGAATGGACGTACATATTACGTTAATCATATAGCGCGTTTTACACAATGGGAACGACCAGAACC GGATACAACTGCAACGAGTGGAATTGTTGAACAACGTAATTTGGATACAGCAGCTACTGAATTTCAACGACGATTTCATATTAGTGCTGATGATGAAGGTAGACATAGGAACTCTGTAGTAAATCAG aCTGATGATAACATCGACAGTCCGGCTGGTTCGAGACGTTCATCAGAGCAG attgACAGTCCTAAACCCACTCTTCCTGTGTCTAATGATGAAGGATTGCCTCCTGGCTGGGGCATGCAAGTAGCACCTAATggtagaatattttttattgatcatAATGAAAGAGCAACTACTTGGATTGATCCTAGAACGGGAAGACCGAGTTCTATACCTAATCATATTGCACCATCAACAACATCGAGAACTGATTTAGATCAATTAGGACCGCTTCCAGAAGGATGGGAGGAAAGAGTACACACCGATGGACGAATTTTCTTTATAGATCACA ATACAAGAACAACACAATGGGAAGATCCACGTATGTCCAATCCTCAAATTGCTGGACCG gctGTACCTTATTCAAGAGATTACAAACGTAAATACGAATATCTGAAATCACAACTGAGAAAGCCT aataATGTTCCTAATAAGTTTGAGATAAAAGTTGGACGGAACAATATTTTGGAAGATTCGTATCGTATTATAAGCTCTGTTAACAGAGTTGATATTCTAAAAACGAAATTATGGGTGGAATTTGAAGGAGAAGTAGGCTTAGATTATGGTGGCCTTGCAAGAGAATggttctttttattatctaagGAAATGTTTAATCCATACTACGGACTTTTTGAGTATTCTGCAAC tgaCAATTATACACTACAAATTAATCCTTGTTCCGGTGTATGTAACGAAGAGCATTtgaattactttaaatttattggacgTATAGCAGGAATGGCTGTTTATCACGGCAAACTCTTGGATG ctttctTTATTCGaccattttataaaatgatgTTAGGCAAACCAATTGATCTGAAAGATATGGAAAGTGTTGATTCTGAATATTACAACTCTCTTTTATGGATTAAAGAGAACGATCCCAGTGAATTAGAACTTACTTTTAGCCTTGATGAAGAAAGCTTTGGTCATACTTCTCAAAGAGACTTAAAGCCAGATGGTGCTAATATTCCTTTGaccgatgaaaataaagatgaATATATAAGTTTAGTTATACAATGGCGATTCGTATCCCGCGTGCAGGATCAAATGAATGCCTTTTTAGAAGGTTTCAACGCCCTTATACCACCAACATTGGTAAAAATATTCGATGAACATGAATTGGAGTTGTTAATGTGTGGTATACAGCACATTGATGTGAAAGACTGGaaacaaaatactttatataaagGAGACTATCATGCAAATCACATTGTTGTACAGTGGTTCTGGAGAGTCGTTTTGTCATTCAGTAATGAAATGCGTTCTAGATTATTGCAGTTTGTAACTGGTACATCACGTGTTCCAATGAATGGATTCAAAGAACTTTATGGCAGTAATGGACCGCAGTTATTTACAATTGAGAGGTGGGGTACACCAGAAAATTATCCAAGAGCTCATACTtg ttttaatCGTATTGACCTTCCTCCGTATAAAAGTTATCAACAACTCAGGGATAAGCTAGTTAAAGCAATTGAAGGTTCTCAAGGCTTTGCTGGAGTCGACTAG
- the Nedd4 gene encoding E3 ubiquitin-protein ligase Nedd-4 isoform X3, which produces MAEEHVYGYNPTVGVDGDSRDETSKLRLKVIAGHHLAKKDIFGASDPYVRVDLNTINGNQTVDSALTRTKKKTLNPVWEEEFIFRVKPVEHKLVLQVFDENRLTRDDFLGMVELTLINLPKEQEGRSIPARNYVLRPRSNHSSQRSRVKGTLELYHAYISDSPNIENDNGDVSDSGGWELVQPDNNSPVEQSADITMVNRPLPPGWEERQDANGRTYYVNHIARFTQWERPEPDTTATSGIVEQRNLDTAATEFQRRFHISADDEGRHRNSVVNQTDDNIDSPAGSRRSSEQIDSPKPTLPVSNDEGLPPGWGMQVAPNGRIFFIDHNERATTWIDPRTGRPSSIPNHIAPSTTSRTDLDQLGPLPEGWEERVHTDGRIFFIDHNTRTTQWEDPRMSNPQIAGPAVPYSRDYKRKYEYLKSQLRKPNNVPNKFEIKVGRNNILEDSYRIISSVNRVDILKTKLWVEFEGEVGLDYGGLAREWFFLLSKEMFNPYYGLFEYSATDNYTLQINPCSGVCNEEHLNYFKFIGRIAGMAVYHGKLLDAFFIRPFYKMMLGKPIDLKDMESVDSEYYNSLLWIKENDPSELELTFSLDEESFGHTSQRDLKPDGANIPLTDENKDEYISLVIQWRFVSRVQDQMNAFLEGFNALIPPTLVKIFDEHELELLMCGIQHIDVKDWKQNTLYKGDYHANHIVVQWFWRVVLSFSNEMRSRLLQFVTGTSRVPMNGFKELYGSNGPQLFTIERWGTPENYPRAHTCFNRIDLPPYKSYQQLRDKLVKAIEGSQGFAGVD; this is translated from the exons ATGGCAGAAGAACATGTTTACGGCTACAATCCGACGGTTGGAGTCGATGGCGATTCC AGAGACGAAACGAGCAagttgaggttaaaagtaatCGCTGGGCACCATTTAGCcaagaaagatatttttggTGCAAGCGATCCTTATGTACGAGTGGACTTGAATACAATAAATGGCAATCAGACTGTGGATTCTGCACTTACAAGAACTAAGAAGAAGACATTAAATCCTGTTTGGGAagaagaatttatatttagg GTAAAACCAGTAGAACACAAGTTGGTCTTACAAGtttttgatgaaaatagatTGACAAGGGATGATTTCCTTGGCATGGTTGAACTAACATTGATTAATTTACCAAAGGAACAAGAAGGACGCTCCATTCCTGCTAGGAATTATGTGCTTCGCCCACGTAG TAATCATTCCAGTCAGCGGTCACGAGTTAAGGGAACGTTGGAACTGTATCATGCGTACATTTCCGATTCGCCTAATATTGAAAACGACAACGGAGACGTTTCTGATTCGGGCGGGTGGGAATTAGTACAGCCAGACAATAACAGTCCAGTAGAACAAAGTGCAGAT atTACAATGGTTAATAGGCCATTGCCACCAGGATGGGAAGAAAGACAAGACGCGAATGGACGTACATATTACGTTAATCATATAGCGCGTTTTACACAATGGGAACGACCAGAACC GGATACAACTGCAACGAGTGGAATTGTTGAACAACGTAATTTGGATACAGCAGCTACTGAATTTCAACGACGATTTCATATTAGTGCTGATGATGAAGGTAGACATAGGAACTCTGTAGTAAATCAG aCTGATGATAACATCGACAGTCCGGCTGGTTCGAGACGTTCATCAGAGCAG attgACAGTCCTAAACCCACTCTTCCTGTGTCTAATGATGAAGGATTGCCTCCTGGCTGGGGCATGCAAGTAGCACCTAATggtagaatattttttattgatcatAATGAAAGAGCAACTACTTGGATTGATCCTAGAACGGGAAGACCGAGTTCTATACCTAATCATATTGCACCATCAACAACATCGAGAACTGATTTAGATCAATTAGGACCGCTTCCAGAAGGATGGGAGGAAAGAGTACACACCGATGGACGAATTTTCTTTATAGATCACA ATACAAGAACAACACAATGGGAAGATCCACGTATGTCCAATCCTCAAATTGCTGGACCG gctGTACCTTATTCAAGAGATTACAAACGTAAATACGAATATCTGAAATCACAACTGAGAAAGCCT aataATGTTCCTAATAAGTTTGAGATAAAAGTTGGACGGAACAATATTTTGGAAGATTCGTATCGTATTATAAGCTCTGTTAACAGAGTTGATATTCTAAAAACGAAATTATGGGTGGAATTTGAAGGAGAAGTAGGCTTAGATTATGGTGGCCTTGCAAGAGAATggttctttttattatctaagGAAATGTTTAATCCATACTACGGACTTTTTGAGTATTCTGCAAC tgaCAATTATACACTACAAATTAATCCTTGTTCCGGTGTATGTAACGAAGAGCATTtgaattactttaaatttattggacgTATAGCAGGAATGGCTGTTTATCACGGCAAACTCTTGGATG ctttctTTATTCGaccattttataaaatgatgTTAGGCAAACCAATTGATCTGAAAGATATGGAAAGTGTTGATTCTGAATATTACAACTCTCTTTTATGGATTAAAGAGAACGATCCCAGTGAATTAGAACTTACTTTTAGCCTTGATGAAGAAAGCTTTGGTCATACTTCTCAAAGAGACTTAAAGCCAGATGGTGCTAATATTCCTTTGaccgatgaaaataaagatgaATATATAAGTTTAGTTATACAATGGCGATTCGTATCCCGCGTGCAGGATCAAATGAATGCCTTTTTAGAAGGTTTCAACGCCCTTATACCACCAACATTGGTAAAAATATTCGATGAACATGAATTGGAGTTGTTAATGTGTGGTATACAGCACATTGATGTGAAAGACTGGaaacaaaatactttatataaagGAGACTATCATGCAAATCACATTGTTGTACAGTGGTTCTGGAGAGTCGTTTTGTCATTCAGTAATGAAATGCGTTCTAGATTATTGCAGTTTGTAACTGGTACATCACGTGTTCCAATGAATGGATTCAAAGAACTTTATGGCAGTAATGGACCGCAGTTATTTACAATTGAGAGGTGGGGTACACCAGAAAATTATCCAAGAGCTCATACTtg ttttaatCGTATTGACCTTCCTCCGTATAAAAGTTATCAACAACTCAGGGATAAGCTAGTTAAAGCAATTGAAGGTTCTCAAGGCTTTGCTGGAGTCGACTAG
- the Nedd4 gene encoding E3 ubiquitin-protein ligase Nedd-4 isoform X4 gives MVELTLINLPKEQEGRSIPARNYVLRPRSNHSSQRSRVKGTLELYHAYISDSPNIENDNGDVSDSGGWELVQPDNNSPVEQSADITMVNRPLPPGWEERQDANGRTYYVNHIARFTQWERPEPDTTATSGIVEQRNLDTAATEFQRRFHISADDEGRHRNSVVNQTDDNIDSPAGSRRSSEQIDSPKPTLPVSNDEGLPPGWGMQVAPNGRIFFIDHNERATTWIDPRTGRPSSIPNHIAPSTTSRTDLDQLGPLPEGWEERVHTDGRIFFIDHNTRTTQWEDPRMSNPQIAGPAVPYSRDYKRKYEYLKSQLRKPNNVPNKFEIKVGRNNILEDSYRIISSVNRVDILKTKLWVEFEGEVGLDYGGLAREWFFLLSKEMFNPYYGLFEYSATDNYTLQINPCSGVCNEEHLNYFKFIGRIAGMAVYHGKLLDAFFIRPFYKMMLGKPIDLKDMESVDSEYYNSLLWIKENDPSELELTFSLDEESFGHTSQRDLKPDGANIPLTDENKDEYISLVIQWRFVSRVQDQMNAFLEGFNALIPPTLVKIFDEHELELLMCGIQHIDVKDWKQNTLYKGDYHANHIVVQWFWRVVLSFSNEMRSRLLQFVTGTSRVPMNGFKELYGSNGPQLFTIERWGTPENYPRAHTCFNRIDLPPYKSYQQLRDKLVKAIEGSQGFAGVD, from the exons ATGGTTGAACTAACATTGATTAATTTACCAAAGGAACAAGAAGGACGCTCCATTCCTGCTAGGAATTATGTGCTTCGCCCACGTAG TAATCATTCCAGTCAGCGGTCACGAGTTAAGGGAACGTTGGAACTGTATCATGCGTACATTTCCGATTCGCCTAATATTGAAAACGACAACGGAGACGTTTCTGATTCGGGCGGGTGGGAATTAGTACAGCCAGACAATAACAGTCCAGTAGAACAAAGTGCAGAT atTACAATGGTTAATAGGCCATTGCCACCAGGATGGGAAGAAAGACAAGACGCGAATGGACGTACATATTACGTTAATCATATAGCGCGTTTTACACAATGGGAACGACCAGAACC GGATACAACTGCAACGAGTGGAATTGTTGAACAACGTAATTTGGATACAGCAGCTACTGAATTTCAACGACGATTTCATATTAGTGCTGATGATGAAGGTAGACATAGGAACTCTGTAGTAAATCAG aCTGATGATAACATCGACAGTCCGGCTGGTTCGAGACGTTCATCAGAGCAG attgACAGTCCTAAACCCACTCTTCCTGTGTCTAATGATGAAGGATTGCCTCCTGGCTGGGGCATGCAAGTAGCACCTAATggtagaatattttttattgatcatAATGAAAGAGCAACTACTTGGATTGATCCTAGAACGGGAAGACCGAGTTCTATACCTAATCATATTGCACCATCAACAACATCGAGAACTGATTTAGATCAATTAGGACCGCTTCCAGAAGGATGGGAGGAAAGAGTACACACCGATGGACGAATTTTCTTTATAGATCACA ATACAAGAACAACACAATGGGAAGATCCACGTATGTCCAATCCTCAAATTGCTGGACCG gctGTACCTTATTCAAGAGATTACAAACGTAAATACGAATATCTGAAATCACAACTGAGAAAGCCT aataATGTTCCTAATAAGTTTGAGATAAAAGTTGGACGGAACAATATTTTGGAAGATTCGTATCGTATTATAAGCTCTGTTAACAGAGTTGATATTCTAAAAACGAAATTATGGGTGGAATTTGAAGGAGAAGTAGGCTTAGATTATGGTGGCCTTGCAAGAGAATggttctttttattatctaagGAAATGTTTAATCCATACTACGGACTTTTTGAGTATTCTGCAAC tgaCAATTATACACTACAAATTAATCCTTGTTCCGGTGTATGTAACGAAGAGCATTtgaattactttaaatttattggacgTATAGCAGGAATGGCTGTTTATCACGGCAAACTCTTGGATG ctttctTTATTCGaccattttataaaatgatgTTAGGCAAACCAATTGATCTGAAAGATATGGAAAGTGTTGATTCTGAATATTACAACTCTCTTTTATGGATTAAAGAGAACGATCCCAGTGAATTAGAACTTACTTTTAGCCTTGATGAAGAAAGCTTTGGTCATACTTCTCAAAGAGACTTAAAGCCAGATGGTGCTAATATTCCTTTGaccgatgaaaataaagatgaATATATAAGTTTAGTTATACAATGGCGATTCGTATCCCGCGTGCAGGATCAAATGAATGCCTTTTTAGAAGGTTTCAACGCCCTTATACCACCAACATTGGTAAAAATATTCGATGAACATGAATTGGAGTTGTTAATGTGTGGTATACAGCACATTGATGTGAAAGACTGGaaacaaaatactttatataaagGAGACTATCATGCAAATCACATTGTTGTACAGTGGTTCTGGAGAGTCGTTTTGTCATTCAGTAATGAAATGCGTTCTAGATTATTGCAGTTTGTAACTGGTACATCACGTGTTCCAATGAATGGATTCAAAGAACTTTATGGCAGTAATGGACCGCAGTTATTTACAATTGAGAGGTGGGGTACACCAGAAAATTATCCAAGAGCTCATACTtg ttttaatCGTATTGACCTTCCTCCGTATAAAAGTTATCAACAACTCAGGGATAAGCTAGTTAAAGCAATTGAAGGTTCTCAAGGCTTTGCTGGAGTCGACTAG
- the Nedd4 gene encoding E3 ubiquitin-protein ligase Nedd-4 isoform X2, which produces MPGTLTYPIYAGVESLPSRTRAYTWTAQHQSASRVAEVNAQFGRASLSEPRDETSKLRLKVIAGHHLAKKDIFGASDPYVRVDLNTINGNQTVDSALTRTKKKTLNPVWEEEFIFRVKPVEHKLVLQVFDENRLTRDDFLGMVELTLINLPKEQEGRSIPARNYVLRPRSQRSRVKGTLELYHAYISDSPNIENDNGDVSDSGGWELVQPDNNSPVEQSADITMVNRPLPPGWEERQDANGRTYYVNHIARFTQWERPEPDTTATSGIVEQRNLDTAATEFQRRFHISADDEGRHRNSVVNQTDDNIDSPAGSRRSSEQIDSPKPTLPVSNDEGLPPGWGMQVAPNGRIFFIDHNERATTWIDPRTGRPSSIPNHIAPSTTSRTDLDQLGPLPEGWEERVHTDGRIFFIDHNTRTTQWEDPRMSNPQIAGPAVPYSRDYKRKYEYLKSQLRKPNNVPNKFEIKVGRNNILEDSYRIISSVNRVDILKTKLWVEFEGEVGLDYGGLAREWFFLLSKEMFNPYYGLFEYSATDNYTLQINPCSGVCNEEHLNYFKFIGRIAGMAVYHGKLLDAFFIRPFYKMMLGKPIDLKDMESVDSEYYNSLLWIKENDPSELELTFSLDEESFGHTSQRDLKPDGANIPLTDENKDEYISLVIQWRFVSRVQDQMNAFLEGFNALIPPTLVKIFDEHELELLMCGIQHIDVKDWKQNTLYKGDYHANHIVVQWFWRVVLSFSNEMRSRLLQFVTGTSRVPMNGFKELYGSNGPQLFTIERWGTPENYPRAHTCFNRIDLPPYKSYQQLRDKLVKAIEGSQGFAGVD; this is translated from the exons atgCCGGGCACTCTGACCTATCCGATTTACGCTGGCGTTGAATCACTTCCATCCAGAACGCGTGCCTACACATGGACCGCGCAACATCAATCTGCATCACGTGTGGCGGAAGTCAATGCACAGTTCGGTCGAGCATCTCTGTCGGAACCC AGAGACGAAACGAGCAagttgaggttaaaagtaatCGCTGGGCACCATTTAGCcaagaaagatatttttggTGCAAGCGATCCTTATGTACGAGTGGACTTGAATACAATAAATGGCAATCAGACTGTGGATTCTGCACTTACAAGAACTAAGAAGAAGACATTAAATCCTGTTTGGGAagaagaatttatatttagg GTAAAACCAGTAGAACACAAGTTGGTCTTACAAGtttttgatgaaaatagatTGACAAGGGATGATTTCCTTGGCATGGTTGAACTAACATTGATTAATTTACCAAAGGAACAAGAAGGACGCTCCATTCCTGCTAGGAATTATGTGCTTCGCCCACGTAG TCAGCGGTCACGAGTTAAGGGAACGTTGGAACTGTATCATGCGTACATTTCCGATTCGCCTAATATTGAAAACGACAACGGAGACGTTTCTGATTCGGGCGGGTGGGAATTAGTACAGCCAGACAATAACAGTCCAGTAGAACAAAGTGCAGAT atTACAATGGTTAATAGGCCATTGCCACCAGGATGGGAAGAAAGACAAGACGCGAATGGACGTACATATTACGTTAATCATATAGCGCGTTTTACACAATGGGAACGACCAGAACC GGATACAACTGCAACGAGTGGAATTGTTGAACAACGTAATTTGGATACAGCAGCTACTGAATTTCAACGACGATTTCATATTAGTGCTGATGATGAAGGTAGACATAGGAACTCTGTAGTAAATCAG aCTGATGATAACATCGACAGTCCGGCTGGTTCGAGACGTTCATCAGAGCAG attgACAGTCCTAAACCCACTCTTCCTGTGTCTAATGATGAAGGATTGCCTCCTGGCTGGGGCATGCAAGTAGCACCTAATggtagaatattttttattgatcatAATGAAAGAGCAACTACTTGGATTGATCCTAGAACGGGAAGACCGAGTTCTATACCTAATCATATTGCACCATCAACAACATCGAGAACTGATTTAGATCAATTAGGACCGCTTCCAGAAGGATGGGAGGAAAGAGTACACACCGATGGACGAATTTTCTTTATAGATCACA ATACAAGAACAACACAATGGGAAGATCCACGTATGTCCAATCCTCAAATTGCTGGACCG gctGTACCTTATTCAAGAGATTACAAACGTAAATACGAATATCTGAAATCACAACTGAGAAAGCCT aataATGTTCCTAATAAGTTTGAGATAAAAGTTGGACGGAACAATATTTTGGAAGATTCGTATCGTATTATAAGCTCTGTTAACAGAGTTGATATTCTAAAAACGAAATTATGGGTGGAATTTGAAGGAGAAGTAGGCTTAGATTATGGTGGCCTTGCAAGAGAATggttctttttattatctaagGAAATGTTTAATCCATACTACGGACTTTTTGAGTATTCTGCAAC tgaCAATTATACACTACAAATTAATCCTTGTTCCGGTGTATGTAACGAAGAGCATTtgaattactttaaatttattggacgTATAGCAGGAATGGCTGTTTATCACGGCAAACTCTTGGATG ctttctTTATTCGaccattttataaaatgatgTTAGGCAAACCAATTGATCTGAAAGATATGGAAAGTGTTGATTCTGAATATTACAACTCTCTTTTATGGATTAAAGAGAACGATCCCAGTGAATTAGAACTTACTTTTAGCCTTGATGAAGAAAGCTTTGGTCATACTTCTCAAAGAGACTTAAAGCCAGATGGTGCTAATATTCCTTTGaccgatgaaaataaagatgaATATATAAGTTTAGTTATACAATGGCGATTCGTATCCCGCGTGCAGGATCAAATGAATGCCTTTTTAGAAGGTTTCAACGCCCTTATACCACCAACATTGGTAAAAATATTCGATGAACATGAATTGGAGTTGTTAATGTGTGGTATACAGCACATTGATGTGAAAGACTGGaaacaaaatactttatataaagGAGACTATCATGCAAATCACATTGTTGTACAGTGGTTCTGGAGAGTCGTTTTGTCATTCAGTAATGAAATGCGTTCTAGATTATTGCAGTTTGTAACTGGTACATCACGTGTTCCAATGAATGGATTCAAAGAACTTTATGGCAGTAATGGACCGCAGTTATTTACAATTGAGAGGTGGGGTACACCAGAAAATTATCCAAGAGCTCATACTtg ttttaatCGTATTGACCTTCCTCCGTATAAAAGTTATCAACAACTCAGGGATAAGCTAGTTAAAGCAATTGAAGGTTCTCAAGGCTTTGCTGGAGTCGACTAG
- the LOC139107713 gene encoding COMM domain-containing protein 2-like — translation MLLTLKPDHKKHILFLAEQSSPVLQDFCKLALDYLQKGPNVKVYNAAAQKLNVELDVIKNSIEGLVNLLLESCKHKLSPDDFRDSVVALGFTEDKETILSKVYSIKKDEISLALEEIGFKLPKYHDMEWRFEVQTASRSMLKQVAPLVTLDLSLKNPNTSEEIEHVLLQTDPTNLLHITQVLEEALQESRSQHIRRISKAVK, via the exons atgttattaacattaaagCCGGATCACAAGAAACACATACTGTTCCTAGCCGAACAATCGTCGCCAG TTTTACAGGATTTCTGCAAACTGGCTCTGGATTATTTGCAGAAAGGTCCAAATGTCAAAGTGTATAACGCTGCTGCGc AGAAATTAAACGTCGAGTTAGAtgtgattaaaaattccatAGAAGGCTTGGTCAATCTCTTGCTAGAGAGCTGTAAGCATAAA TTAAGCCCGGATGATTTTCGAGATTCTGTAGTTGCTTTAGGTTTTACAGAAGACAAAGAGACAATATTAAGTAAAGTGTacagtattaaaaaagatgaGATTTCATTAGCACTAGAAGAGATTGGGTTTAAACTACCCAAATATCACGACATGGAATGGAGATTTGAAGTTCAG ACTGCATCAAGATCCATGTTGAAACAAGTTGCCCCACTTGTTACTCTGGATCTATCACTGAAAAATCCTAACACATCTGAAGAAATTGAACATGTTCTGCTGCAAACTGATCCAACTAACTTGCTTCATATAACACAAGTGTTGGAGGAAGCTTTGCAAGAAAGCCGTAGTCAACATATTCGGAGAATTTCAAAAGCAGTGAAATGA